The Alosa sapidissima isolate fAloSap1 chromosome 12, fAloSap1.pri, whole genome shotgun sequence nucleotide sequence acacagCAGTCAGGTAATGTTAATATGCTATGggtatgggaaaaaaaacaaaaattgcTGTATATTTTAGCTCATTCATTCACTTGCATATTCACATCACAGGCCTACTCAGTTGCATGCAAGTTTGGTGTTGGTGCTTTTGTCTCAGCGGTGCAGAAATGTAGGACTGGTGGTTTGAATTTTACAAATAGCATCACCTTCATAAGGTGAATTGTACTTGGTGTAAGACATAGCTGTCTGATTCCAAAAATGTTTTATTGAGTTGCCTATAATATTGGCTACTACTGATAACTGCTCTTTTCTGAGACAAACGGAACAGTTCCCAATATAAAGAGACATAAATGTGATCTATGCAGTACAGGTTAGCACTaggtaggctaccattaatatACAGATGTGTCCATTAACCTTGAAAATGTCATTTCAGTCCTTTGTAATTGCCTTTGTcagcatatgtgctaatatggAATATTCAGATAGGTACATTTCTTTGTAGTgaatgtaagtacttaactgttCTTCCCTGTGATTTAACGACAACTGTGGACTCATTTTGTAATCAGAGTAAAAGTAGCAGCTATTTGGTGTTAGATCACTTTAAATCACCTGTGTGTTCGGAGTACATGTTTTATcaatgctttctctctctcaacgcGTGTATTCTGTGTGTCAACAACATGTCTTAAGGGACTTTTTATTTCACAGTATTGCCATGTTATCCCATGTGTGAAAAGAGTGTTTAggcttttgtgtgagtgtgtgtgtgtgtgtgtgtgtgtgtgtgtgtgtgtctgtctgtctgtctgtgtctgagtgcaaGTATGTGACTGCATGtatttctaggctatatttctaggcggtgtgtgtgtgtgtgtgtgtgtgtgtgtgtgtgtgtgtgtgtgtgtgtgtgtgttgtgtgtgtgtgtgtgtgtacatatatctCAACCTCCGCACTCAATGGAGCACTGGTGTTGCTAGgcgacagagggagagatggattgAGAAGGCATAGTCGATCAATTcttcagagacagagagagagagagagagagcaaggaggGAGGGTGACCTAGGAAGAGTCAAAGAAAGGCGAAGACGGTGGGAGCCCTGTGCAGACAGTTCATATGagactgtatttttttttttctaaaaatctTCCCACTTGTTTGGCTGGTCACAAGCTATCATTTCAGCCCATCAGTCTGCTGCTAGCCCCACAACACCCGAGAAAATTCATTCAGTCGATCAGTCCACCTCGCGTTCATCAATAGCCTCAATCGAGGTTCCCATTCAAATGTTGGGCGCGGATGTTGCCGTGTTCGTCCTCGCTGATGAAGTCGTTTTTAATAGCACGTTTCACACCCTTTCCCTTTCCACGGGTGCTGGAGTCCACAATCCCGGCCACATGCACACCACCCGATCACTacatccccctcccctccaccaccatcacccccaccccccccctccacccccctcctccagccctccatgtgtctgtgtggagcCTGGTGTTGAGAGTATCGACTGCCTATTGATCCCCCCACTCACCTCCCCGCAGTCAGCCCTTGTCCTACATAGCATGGCCCTGTCTGATTTCTCCCTTAATGGCTTTTATCCAGCTCCGATCTTTATTTAAACTGAAAAGTAGGAATTAGCACTTGGCCAAGCTGGCTACCCACCATCTCCCCACTTTTTTTCTGTCCTTTTCGTAAGAGGGGCGACAGAAAACATTTCCGCCCCCCTCTGAGTTTTGGagtctttctttttcttgtctATCTCTTAGTTTCAATCGGTTGGATAATTCATATGGGTAATACTTCAGATATTAATTTCATATTATACATAATACTACACAAAACACTCTGCTGTAGAGTATACCTTAAACACAGATGAGTGATCTGTGAAGATGATTTCCTCTTCTTCTTAATGGAAATATGTCTAAATAATTGGAAACTTTTGTCAatagtgtatttgtgtattttatatctATTTCTTATGatcaaatttgaataagctGTCCTTGGGCCACATGATGTTGGGATGAGCAAGCCTTATCTAGGCCATGCAGAATCAAGCCATACCAAATAAGACACAGTCTTCTATCTATGCTGGCACACAGAATGGGGATTAATTGATTTCCTAATACCACAAATAAATCAATTCTTACCTTTCCCTTGAGCTCTCTTGGCCAATCAGACGGCCTGCTGTTTGATCAACAGGGGTCCGTTGACCAATAGTGAGTGGGGATTTTGGACAGGCTAACAGCAAAATGGACGTGAACTGTCTTGGAGTCCAGAGAGGAGTCAATCAGAATCTCATTGGCAGCAGGGTGGAGTGAGATGCTACTGTGGTCATAGCATCAAGGAGTTACAGTTAAATACACACAGGTGTGGCACCAAGTGCACCTCTCTCCCTGATAGATAGTTTTTATTCATGAAGTAGAAAGAGTTCagtcagagagagggaatgCAAGCACACAGACTAagtaaggtttttttttaacttgaaAGATCAAATTCTGTGACTCATAGTAGAATGAAACGGTGTGAAGTTTGCTGCCCTATTTCTTCAGTATTTGAATGGACAGCTTAAAATCATCATTATTTGACTGGTTATTGTTGTTGATAATGATTATGGGTTGAAAATACTTTTTATAAATCCATATCAAATAACTGTTTCATGTCACCGAGTTCCATTGTTTCACTCTCTCTAAGGAATACACACAGGTTCTCGTTTTTCAGTGTCCTGAAATTGCTACTTGTCTCTCTATCCATCGTCTTTAAGTTGTTCTATCTTATCACCGCTCTTGTTTTATTCATCTCCATTAGGCTATCTCCACTGCTTgccttcagctctctctctctctctctctctctctctctctctctctctctctctctccctcgctctcctttgtctgtgtgtgtctgttgcctCCATCCAACACAGCTCTGGCCTACGCTCccgctgctttctctctctcacatgtttTCATCCAGAAGCCGCGATCATAAGAAGCTAAAAATACTgcctttttctttaaaaaaaaaaagtattgatTTTGCCCGTAGCATTGTCTatggtgagaaagaaagagggaacgagagagaaggaaagaaaaagaaaaagagaaatagagagagaggtacgggggggtggggggggggggtggagtaggAAGAGAATAGCGTTTCAGGAAACCACTCAGTGAATTTCACCCTATCCATTGTGCAAAGGCTAATTCAAGATATTTTATTGTGAGATGCTTAGAACGGTAATGTCTCACCCAATTTGCCTTTGTGTTGAATGCTTAACTTCCCCCCCTTCCCCATCCCTGCATGGGCGTTGTTTATTAATCGCACACATTATACatttgcaaatacacacacggtATGCTATTTGCTGTAACAGTTTTAGGCTATTTTGTCACTTCTGTATAATGGACATGGAGAGAGCTGATCAATACTGTATTGATCGGAACTGGAGAGTGGGGAATTGAGAGTGAGAACAGGGGAGGGTTGGGTGGGGGTTGGCTGAGGGATATATTTTTGAAATCCTTTATTCTGAAAATGACAAATACTCTCTTTGAAAAGGgggtgagtttttttttattctttcttttttttgcattgcTTACTGAGGTATTTGTGAGATCTCGCCAATACACAGGACTGGTAAACCGAAATGTCAAATTTTATTGTCTTTTACTTCATGATATCTTCCAGGAAATCCTCCTTTGTGTTTATTTCTTCACATCTTCAGACATGCCCTTGTTGATATTGTGTTTATAAATTCATAGGCACGTGTAGGATGCTTATGTTTTTGTCGTCAGTGGTGAGATTGTGCCCGTTACAACCTGACATCCAGAGTGTCTCTCAGAGAACTCGAGCTAAGAGCCTATAAAGTGGAGTGTTCATAAGTGTTGTCCTTCAAACCTCGCTCAATCCTTTGATTTTACCAGAGAAACCTGAGATAATTGGGAGTCCTTCGGTTCATCGTAGTTTATATGTCACCCTGGAACAGCGACGACTAAAAGTAGGCCATCGTTTGGAGGCAGTCATTAATTGCAgctgttttttctttattttttaagaGCATATCATAATGTTCTCTCAGCCTATTTATTTTCTGAGTTGTGAGTACATGTGTTCAGCCATGCTGCTCTTACTGCTCCTTGGGGAGTGCATCcgatctgaaaaaaaaaaaaacaaagtttaCCATTAGTAATGTTGTGTGCTAAGTGGAATAAAACATTGATTTTGTCATCGGCCACGGAATCATTGCCAAAGACCACATTACCCAGATAAAATAACTCTAAGACagggattttctgtgtgtttttaatcaAACCATTATGCTGGGGACCTGCATTAACCGCAAATGGAGCTCAAATGTTTGTGCCATGCAGAACAAGATCAATATGTTTCTGTGCCACCTAATGTTGAGAGGAGGGGGGCATGCATCTGTGCTGGTAGCATCAGCGCACACGAGGGCCTAGGTGTGTATGCTGTGCTAATGTGCAAAGCTGGGAATCCATTGATCTCGGTGCAGGATGTCAAACATTTTAGAGCGGATCTCGTCCTTGTTATTGCCCTATGCAACCAGGGCTGTTAGGGGCATTAAAAATCTCTTGTCCTATCTGCCCAGGCCTATCTCCACGCACTGTGCAGAGCAACACAAGAATATGCCCCCGAGATGCTttaaaccaccaccaccaccaccgcccccCTCTTCCCTGCCTCCTCTCCAGCGCTTAACTCAGTCTGTCTCCGTCGTCCTCTTTGTCTCCATCAATCTTTATGGCGCCCAGTTGCGCCTCCCTAATGTTTCCGGACTCGACTGTCTCCCCGTTAAAAAATTCTTAATTaagcctgttgtgtgtgtttacagttgaGGCCGAACTGCAATCTAACAGGGgctaataaaacaacagcatggAGTGGCACCTGGAGTAGGGGCAAGTAggcctccactccactccacaccccAACAACCCCCTCACCACCTCGGCTTCATCCTTGCTTTTTTTTATCTACATCCATTCTTTTCCATACCCGTCCATTATTCCACCTCACATGTaaggggggagaggggtggtGTGATGAACAGTTGTTATCATCAGGTCTGCGGTAATTCCGTTCCCAGAATCTCCCTGAGTGGTCAGTGACCCATGAAGAACAGTACCTTGGAACAACTAATGTGACTGAGTACCTTGTTTGCCCAATGCCCAGGTACGTATGGAAAATGTGGAAAATATGTCTTGGCTCTAATCCTCTGACAGCTCCTTAGGCGCCATTTCCTGACCCCTTAGGGTTCATTTTCAGAGATGCACTAAATCATATTAGAGGGCCAAAGGTCACGGAGCTAAATTAGGCAAATGCATTCACCGTAGCAGGATTAATCAGAGGCCAAAGGTGGAGAAGGGGGATAacgacagaaagagaaagaagtcagaGACGGGATGCAAATCAGAGCTTATACAATTTCACCCTTAAGCCAGTGGTGTGATTTGCCTGTACAGTCTGGGGTCTTTTTTCCTTATCCAATTGTTCTTAGTTTGTAAGTATAcattagaaaaaaagaaatttgCCTCTCAAATAAAAATACTATTAAACCCGTACATGTCTTTATCAGATTAAATGTGTCTATATAGATGTCACTATATGGTTTTGTAAATAAAAAAGACTTCTGTTAAAAGCAATGTGTGTGAACCATACATCTCACTTCTATATGTGTCATCATGTCTGTCTtccacttcacttcactgttgGTCATCACATCCGATGTGAGAGACGCCATGCCACCAAGGGCTCTTCAAACGGCTGCCCGACACAACGTGGTGTCAGTGTGTCCCGCCATCATGGTATCAGTGTGCCAAGTGTGTAAGTGAAGGGTGCCGTTTAAGTGAAGGGCTGTGTTGGCTAATCAGTGGAGAGGGCTGGAGAGCGTCGGGCAGACTTCACTCTTAAGAGTCCTTGAGCCCTCTTTCCTCGCCTCTCCTTTTCACtcaagctctcctctcctcgcgtCTCGTCTTGACACCTCTTAACCTCCGTccatcatcactctctctctatctctctctctatctatttatctacctatctactgtatttatctatctctctctctctcagtgtctctctatctctctctctctgtctctctctttctctctctctgtctctctctccctctcctcctgacGTTTTCCCACTCCATTCGCTTGGCCCCTTGTCAGCTCAAAGCTACAGCTCCCTGAAGGCAAAGGCAAGGCGCCTTCACCAGGCGGACGGCCACACCGAATAAATCTTACAGTGTGCCATGGCTTGATGTAAgccacagtgtgtatgtgtgtgttggggggggggggggggtcgggttACTTACACCGTTCAGAAAATCAGCCTCAAGAGCATAACAAGAGCCCCTTCTAATGCATGAGTGTTACAGTAATCATAAAAAGACACGACTTCCACCATCACCCTATATTTGCACCGTAGATAAATCAGTATGTCTTTTGTAGAGGTCAAATACAGATATGTGGTCAGAAATATGCATACTTTAATGTTTGATAAAGTAAAATCGTAATGTAATTATGGAAGGTTTCAGGCACAAACAAGCAAGCCATAAAGGTTGAGACTGAGATAGTATTGTCACTAGTCACCTGCTGTAAGACGAAATCTCTGCTGCTTTAAATCATGGCCATGGAGGTCAGATATAGTCAAAAATATGTACATTTGTGTATTGAAGCTGAATTATGAAAGGGTACAGTAAACAAAAGAGTGATGTAGAGGCAACACAATTTCTTCCTTATGCAAGATCAAATCTACTTACTGCAGCTTTAACATTGTaggggtatatatatatagttatcGTATGATATTTTGCATAATTGTATGTTTTAATGAAGTAAAATTATGGAAGGTTTTAGTAGCACACAACAAAGGTGTAGAGGTTGAAGGGCAGTGCTGTCAGTTGCTTATTTAAGTGGGGTCAGGAGGTTATGGTTAGCAGAGGAAGGTGAGgagggtcagaggtcacaggGTCCAGTTAAAATACCTTTTAGCCTGTTCCACGGACGTTATATAATGGCAAGGAGAGCGGCCGGGACTTGGGGGGCAGATCTAGGTTGTTAGTGGGAGTGTGTACAGTCTCTGGTGTTTTATTACCTTCTCATTAGCGTTTCAAAGATGTGTCGGAAAAGGTCAAGGAGGGTTAggatatatgtgtgtttatcttTCCTCTATACATGCTGATGTTCCTTTCATTCCGttagtttatttatttcagaATAAATGCTGCTCGGGCTAATGCGAGCCATACATCTCCATATGCGCATTCCTCCCAGATATGCATTGTGGCTTAATGCAGAAAAAAGACTGCATTATAAAGTGCACGGCTCTGCAGGTATTCGTGCATTACATACAAGCGTACAGTATTTCAATCCATCTCGGTGCTCTATACAGCCCTTCATTTCTGCCGcattcttctctgtgtgtgactttctcctctcctgcacACAATTAACCCTTTCCCTCTGTCACACTGCTGCCCATAATCTTCATCCTTAATGCGCTCCTTAGTGCACTATCTATGCATAGTACCTTTTATCAGGCTTGAGCCATTAAATTAATAAATCAATATTGACAACCTATCAGCTGGGGAATAAATTACTTGGATATAGAATAGAGGGGTACGTGGTCACGTGACTGTTTTAGTGCCCACGATTTCATAATTATTCTCGGTAACTAACGTGATGGTGGGTGGGTGgccccttcccccctctctccgtttctctcaccctctttcgCTCAGTCTTTCTTCTCACACATgttcacatacacgcacacacataaacatacatacatgcatatattTTCCCCTGGTTACCTTTGTCAAGATCACCCTGGTtgaaaatgaacaaaacaataaaacaaaatagaaTATCTCTCCTCATTTTATATTGAAATGGGTATGTAAAAATATGATATCTTTTGTGGGTATTATGTTCCTTCATTCTGGCTAATCTATTTAATCAGAATAAGTCATTAGTTTTGTATTTTATGTGGTAACACATGTCAGGTGTTCTGTTACTTCTACACAAAGGCAGCTGGAGGAAATATGGAAGACACTGCCTAGGAGTGGGCAGTGTAGTGGCCGAACCCCAGAGCCAATCGTGGAAGTGCTCTTATTGCCCTTCGGCCACTGCTGACCTCTTGACCCTGGCCATGGCCCATGGGGCAAAGGTCACTCTCTGGGGTCAGAGGGAATCACTTCTGGCCTGGTCCAGGAGCCATCTCCATGGAAACCATACCATAtctggaggaaagagagagaaagagctctgGACAGCATCACAGCCCTGTCCATGCAGAGCAGAGTGTATATCACAccactgcatatgtgtgtgtaggctacttccTCATCTGCCTTCCTCTGACTGTCACCAGACATAAGAATGACAAAGAACCCAAAATGTCCCCCAAGCCATACCTGATCTGATGAAAGAAccgattttgacattttgatgAAACACTTCTCTCATATTCCCTTCAGTTTGCAGCATAATAGATGAGGCTGTTAACTGACCGTAACAAATACGCATAGAGTTCGATTGAAATTGATACCTACTGAAATAGCACTGTACGTGCACGGCCAGTTCATTTGTGTcttgcgccatctagtggccgTAGAGTTTTCCGAGGACTGCCGGGCTTCCCAACTCGTCGTCACCTTGCTCTCGGGATTGACGGTCGATGCTTCGTTCTACCATACGTTTGAGCCCAGCTGCCAATCAACAGGTCAACATCGCCCGGGGGAGAGTAGAGGGGTTTGAGGCAAAGATCAAACAGCGTACCTCTGGGAGGACAGTTGCATATGAAAAGACAGACACTAAAACATGCCTTCAAAGATGTCAGCGCTACACATGGAGGCAAATtattgcataggcctacaggAATATCGCGCCTCGCTTCACATTCATGATTATTGATCTGGCATTATTGGACCTCCTCCCGAATCCCGGGGCCTTTAAATTCCTTTGACCCAACTTCGCTATTGCTAATGCAAACCTCGAGTATAGTTGATCAGTGTGGTAAGTGGGTTATGCTACACATCCTACTTAATGTATTGTCGATTACGCAAAGAAAAGGCATGTCATTACAAAGACACCAAGGAAAGATGTCTGTTTTTAATCATCTGCTCAATAGAGTCTATGAGAATCACAGACAGCTGTCTTTTGTCCTCTCCAGGCTtaacaaagtaatttgttatGCCATCATACCCAATTGACCCAAGCAGATAACACCACCACATCACAATCTCTGCCAAAAACAGCTCAGCCATGTGCTTTGTTTGCATGAGAGGTTCCAGACAGTTTTGTGAGACTTGGGTTTGGTATTTCTTGCATCCACAGACTTATTTCAATACTATGAATGTTTAGTCTATTTTCAAATTTACCAGAGATGACTACTATCCGCCACAAAGTGAATCTTCTTAATTTTGTGCTGTATTTgtggtattaaaaaaaaaatgcacactTGAAATGAAAACACTCTCACTAAATGCAAGGTTCCTAATGGAAGGTCCACCGCATGGACAGGACATGCTTTTTGCTCACGAGATAAGAAATCAGCCATGGAATGTGTCACTGTACTAAAACAAGAACAGAATGTTTTGGTTGCCCTCACAGCACGACCCGTTACCTTGCCTCACTCTCTGTTAATCTGACGCTAGCTCCCGGCTCTAATCTAGGCACCTCTGCCCCCTTTCCGCCTATCCTATTAGATTAAGAAGATAAAACACAAAATCCTACAAACCTCCCACTGTTTCCATACATAAGCCACTAAGGTCTAAAGTTGGAGTACCCTTAGTGATTGATTAACGCTAATTATTTCATGTTTAATAACCAAGTTAAGATAAGTACTGCACTGAGATGTGTGGGATGGGAGGTGGTGTTTGACTAATTGCATGACTAGATCCCTCTTGAAGCAGAGGTGCAGCTTTTAATTCAGCTAAGTACATATATAAGAGTAAAATTTTGTTCTTAAGTCAAGAgtctattggtgtgtgtgtgtgtgtgtgtgtgtgtgtgtgtgtgtgtgtgtgtgcacatgcttgTGTGTAGGTGGATGATGCCTTttcgattgtgtgtgtgcggagtgtgtgcatatacatgtgtgagagtgtgtgtgtgtgtgtgtgtgtgtgtctaatcacACATGCTGAACTCAGCCCGTTCTGTGTCTTGTTTCCTACCAGCATACGGCAAACATATGCAACAGAATTAAAACCCTAAAGCTGGCGAATTGAAGAGGATTTAATGCAGAGTGCAATTCATGGGAATTAAACAAATTAGTGGACCAATTAGGTTTTCCTGAATGGATACAGAGATTtggtgaagaaaaaaataattacaTGGATTTCTTATTGCTCTAATTGTCACAAgtgttaaataaaaaaaaactttaattaTTTAATTTAGGTTTAgtcttatttaatttaattttttcccATGAACAGGTTCATGTGTACTAATTTTATTAAGCTGAATagcaaatacacagacacaatctAGCTACCAGTCTGACTACCCTCCACAGAATTAGGCTTTTTAAAGATTTTGAGCATTGTCTGGTTGTAATAACTGATTTATTTAACCATATTCTACATTTAGCTGAAAATGTAGTCTCATTttcaaaatataaaatatttttatgCTGGTACAGTAATGTTATGTCAAAAATTATATTGATCCTTAAATACATATGAACTCCCTCTTTCCTCCCAGTAGTAAGGCTCTCAATGGGAGAGGAAATATCATATACTTTGTGGAGGAATATAAAAGAGCATGTTTACATGCATGGTAGAAAATACTCTGAAAGAGTCTTTGGGGCAGGTTTAAAACACATACTTTGTTCAAGTCTATTACTTGTCTTCTGTATTGTGTGGATTTACTGATGTGCATTAATCTCAAGCATTCATTTCTTCCCATATCCACCTTCACATGTGTGATAATTCTTTCAAGTTTGTCTTTTGCTTTGTGTTAATTCTCCTGCCGACCCTTTCCAATGACAATTCATTCACTAAAATtcaaacatttttatttgaatttaCTGTTGTCATTCATCCCATTTGATGACCTAATCAAGCTGCACTCATCCGTTGCCGTATGGCTTGCCCTCCTGTCGTTACAGCCTACGCGCGCCTGAGTCCTCTCTCGAGGAGCGGTTACCAGATTACACTGTGTGATAAGCTTCCTATTTTTCGAAACTACTTGAAGATTTCTAGGATTATCCTCTTTCTTATCCCCTGAGTCAGCTTTGGACAGCCTGCCTGTGGTCTTACTGCGGAAGATTTGGCCTCCTGACAACCATGATTAATTAGCACCATAAGTGGGCCCTGCCAGGAGGATGTGTTCACTTTTAATgatgtgtatgtacacacatgaacacacacacacacacacacacgcacacacatgcacacacacgcacacaaacgcacacatgaacacacatacacacacacacacacacacacacacacacacacacacgaacacacaaacacatacacacacacacatacatgaacacacacacacgcacaaacacacacacttgtgcacacacacacacacacaattgaagCACATAGTATAGATGAATCTGTAAGTTTATTGGAATGCTTGTgaacatgataatgatgaatgCAGTTTATTCACTGACATTATTCAGATACAGTCTGAGATAACTAAATGTGTAATTTAAACATTTGTTATCTCGGGGTATTTTCTTAAATGATGTATCAACTTAAAGTGTGTGTAAGCTgatatataatttatataaaaaGTGTTTTTGTTCAGTACAAATTGTGCAATTGTATTCATTCatagattcattcattcaaataataataaatataataaaataaagaacAATGCCTTTGGATCAGTGGAGAAATAACTTAACTTAATAActtgaaataaatattttcaaaTCTTTCAATAAAAATATTACATTGTTAAATAGAATTTTAGCTCAGGTTCCCattaaacatacaaacaaatatatTTACAGGGGCTTAAATCATGCCCATCAACACATAATGCAGAAATCTTGTGCTGGATCGCATGACATTGTGTTTAAAATGTGCATAGGgtgcatttgtgtttttttgaatACGAATAGTTGTTGAGTTATAGAAGAGACTATTGACCTGTATGTGATAGATAGCCTATAACAGAGCGTGGTTGGTGATGTTGCGTCGAGCCTGCAAGGCGGCCAACCCCCAGTAGATCCCAGGAGGCAGGTAGGGCAGCTGGTGGTTCGGGGGGCAACACCAGCACGGTGCCCCCTTGAGTCGATGGAGGGGGTGATAAGGGGACATGAGGTGGTACGGGAGCTGCCCAACGACCCGGCGGATCCGCCGGCGGGCCCGACGCCGGTGGTACTCCCCTTTGGAGAAGTCCTCGTAGTTAGCTGGGTGGATGGCCCAGAAGTGGCCTTTGCCGTTTTCACTGCGCCCTGCCTTGATGAAGCATTCGTTCAGGGAGAGGTTGTGTCGGACACTGTTCCTCCAATTTTTGTCCTGTAAGAAAATGAATACATTGTCACTTAAGGTATCATAATTTAAACGTAGTAGTGCTTTCTTGGGTGTTTATAGGAAACACAAACTAAGCACCAAAAGGTCATAAAATTCAGTTGACAGCCTGGTGGCTAAATATTCCCCATTACTCTCAATCATGTTACCCTACCTTAATCCTTCAAGGTAAATCACTTGTCACAACAATTAAGGACTTAGTTTTACGTCCTGGTATAGAACAGGTTACCAGTACGTCCTGTCAACTGGATTAACAAGAGTGTAGGTCAATAAACCACCCAACAACAAGATCCCCTTAAGACACTGTAGGCATCACTTAAACTCATTACTTTTTGAGACCACTGTTTATGGTACAGTTTCcattatcacacacatacttgtgTCAGCGTAATTATATCCATAttagcctattttttttttttatttaaaagtcaaagttgactgatatttagcagacactttcatcCAAAGCAACACTTCCCTAATAGACACTTCCATAAAACACATTACCATattatttaataaatgttgCCTTCCTGCAAATTTCGCCTTCCTGCATAAACAGGGTGTTCGTGTTATTATCATTCTGTATGTCTACTATTTCTCTATACGCTAGTCACTGGTCCACTTAGCTGATAAAATGATGTGAATTGATACCAATTCAACTCATTTAATTGCTGCCCTCATATTCACCACCTGGCCTTACCTTGTTCTTGAAATAAGGATAGTGATCCATGATCCACTGGTAGATGTCACACAACAAAAGCTTCTTTTCCTCCGAAGCCAGAATGGCCATTGAGATCAATGCAATGTAGGACTGGGTGGGCTTGTCTTCTTGGCCTTCACTACATTCTGCCCCCTCACCTTTGACCTCCTCATCATTGTCCTCTTCGGATGCATCTGTACCCATCTCTGGGCTTGC carries:
- the foxq2 gene encoding forkhead box Q2; the encoded protein is MEESGINTESRGLLGLRFTIDYLLFNKGAKSEWEGSEMESTNVSKDSPDTQDSQREETPRDEEECPKSASPEMGTDASEEDNDEEVKGEGAECSEGQEDKPTQSYIALISMAILASEEKKLLLCDIYQWIMDHYPYFKNKDKNWRNSVRHNLSLNECFIKAGRSENGKGHFWAIHPANYEDFSKGEYHRRRARRRIRRVVGQLPYHLMSPYHPLHRLKGAPCWCCPPNHQLPYLPPGIYWGLAALQARRNITNHALL